In the genome of Chiloscyllium plagiosum isolate BGI_BamShark_2017 unplaced genomic scaffold, ASM401019v2 scaf_22280, whole genome shotgun sequence, one region contains:
- the LOC122545265 gene encoding zinc finger protein 664-like gives MEKPWKYDDCGKGFRVPSALETHRRSHTREKPFSCPECGKAFSDSSARLRHLRVHTRERLFSCLKCGKAFSDSSALMRHQRVHTGERPFRCPDCGKVFTRSSHLVIHRRVHTGEKPFPCPKCGKAFSDSSDLAHQRVHT, from the coding sequence aaaccatggaagtATGACGACTGCGGGAAAGGCTTCCGTGTCCCGTCTGCCCTGGAGACacatcggcgcagtcacaccaGGGAGAAGCCATTCTCCtgtcctgagtgtgggaaggccttcagtgatTCCTCCGCCCGGCTGAGGCACTTGCGGGTTCACACAAGGGAGAGGCTCTTCAGCTGCCtcaagtgtgggaaggccttcagtgatTCCTCCGCCCTGATGAGGCACCAGCGGGtgcacacaggggagaggcccttccgCTGCCCCGATTGTGGGAAGGTGTTCACTCGCTCCTCCCACCTCGTGAttcaccggcgggtccacaccggtGAGAAGCCCTTCCCCTGCCCAaaatgtgggaaggccttcagcgattcctctGACTTGGctcaccagcgggtccacacctag